A region from the Sphingomonas sp. S2-65 genome encodes:
- a CDS encoding GNAT family N-acetyltransferase — translation MTADDLDGVVAVAAVAFPEHPEGRACFAERLALCPQLCFVLDDDGAVAGYLIAYPWPQGAIPPLDTLLGGLPEDRTALYLHDLALSPRVRGGGQAAAGIALLLERAQTMGAATISLVSVNGSAGFWERLGFEAVAAPAGKLASYGDAARYMRREVPGS, via the coding sequence ATGACGGCGGACGATCTCGACGGCGTCGTCGCGGTCGCCGCAGTGGCGTTTCCCGAGCATCCCGAGGGACGCGCCTGTTTTGCCGAGCGGCTGGCACTGTGCCCGCAGCTCTGCTTCGTCCTCGACGATGACGGCGCCGTCGCCGGATACCTGATCGCCTATCCCTGGCCCCAGGGCGCCATCCCGCCGCTCGACACGCTGCTGGGTGGGCTGCCCGAGGATCGAACCGCGCTGTACCTGCACGACCTGGCGCTGTCGCCGAGGGTGCGGGGCGGAGGGCAGGCGGCGGCGGGTATCGCGCTGCTGCTCGAGCGTGCCCAGACGATGGGCGCGGCGACGATTTCGCTGGTTTCGGTCAATGGTTCGGCTGGTTTCTGGGAGCGGCTTGGCTTTGAAGCCGTCGCGGCGCCTGCCGGCAAGCTTGCCAGCTATGGGGATGCTGCGCGGTACATGCGGCGGGAGGTTCCGGGTTCCTAG
- a CDS encoding dihydrolipoamide acetyltransferase family protein, with amino-acid sequence MARFTFRLPDIGEGIAEAEIVAWHVRVGERVEEDQQVADMMTDKATVEMESPVSGIVVELAGEVGDQVPIGSALMIVETDAEVAAAPVPEEIEAQIEAENPGVEEVAETTLLPSREGPGAGGEQSEPTAAEAQPAPSAPAPTPSPSLAGRGEEKVLASPAVRARAADLGIDLAEVKSDGDRVRHADLDAFLRYGQGQGYHAPHASRAREDQPVKVIGMRRRIAENMAASKRAIPHFTYVDEIDVTALEAMRGDLNANRGQRPKLTMLPFLIVAICRAIPDFPMLNARYDDEAGVVTRHGRIHLGMAAQTDAGLMVPVIRDAQDRNVWQLAAEITRLAEAARTGKAKSEELSGSTLTVTSLGPLGGIATTPVINRPEVAIIGPNKIVERPMFHGDDIVRAKLMNLSISCDHRVVDGHDAASFVQAVRKLLETPVLLFAD; translated from the coding sequence ATGGCACGCTTCACTTTCCGTCTGCCGGACATCGGCGAAGGCATTGCCGAGGCCGAGATCGTCGCCTGGCACGTCCGCGTCGGCGAACGCGTCGAGGAAGACCAGCAGGTCGCCGACATGATGACCGACAAGGCCACAGTCGAAATGGAATCGCCGGTGTCGGGGATCGTCGTCGAGCTCGCGGGTGAGGTCGGCGATCAAGTGCCGATCGGCTCGGCGCTGATGATCGTGGAAACCGATGCCGAGGTGGCGGCGGCGCCGGTGCCCGAAGAGATAGAGGCGCAGATCGAGGCCGAGAATCCCGGGGTCGAGGAGGTGGCTGAGACCACTCTCCTTCCTTCCAGGGAGGGACCGGGGGCGGGTGGCGAGCAAAGCGAGCCTACCGCAGCCGAAGCACAGCCAGCTCCTTCGGCGCCGGCACCCACCCCCAGCCCCTCCCTTGCAGGGAGAGGAGAAGAGAAGGTGCTCGCTTCGCCGGCGGTCCGCGCGCGCGCTGCGGACCTGGGCATCGACCTGGCCGAAGTGAAGTCGGATGGCGACCGCGTGCGGCATGCCGATCTCGACGCGTTCCTGCGGTACGGGCAGGGGCAGGGCTATCACGCGCCGCATGCATCGCGGGCGCGCGAGGATCAACCCGTCAAGGTCATCGGCATGCGGCGGCGCATCGCCGAGAACATGGCCGCGTCGAAGCGCGCGATCCCGCACTTCACCTATGTCGACGAGATCGACGTGACCGCGCTGGAGGCGATGCGCGGCGACTTGAACGCCAATCGCGGCCAGCGTCCGAAGCTGACCATGCTGCCCTTCCTGATCGTCGCGATCTGCCGCGCGATCCCCGATTTCCCGATGCTCAACGCGCGCTATGACGACGAGGCCGGCGTGGTCACGCGCCATGGGCGCATCCATCTCGGCATGGCGGCGCAGACCGATGCCGGGCTGATGGTCCCGGTGATCCGCGACGCGCAGGACAGGAATGTCTGGCAGCTTGCCGCCGAGATCACGCGGCTTGCCGAGGCGGCGCGGACCGGCAAGGCCAAGTCGGAGGAGCTTTCGGGCTCGACGCTGACGGTCACGTCGCTCGGGCCGCTCGGCGGCATCGCCACCACGCCGGTGATCAACCGGCCCGAAGTGGCGATCATCGGGCCCAACAAGATCGTCGAGCGGCCGATGTTCCATGGGGACGACATCGTGCGGGCCAAGCTGATGAACCTGTCGATCAGCTGCGATCACCGCGTGGTCGACGGGCATGACGCGGCGAGCTTCGTCCAGGCGGTGCGCAAGCTGCTCGAAACGCCCGTGCTGCTGTTCGCCGACTGA
- a CDS encoding alpha-ketoacid dehydrogenase subunit beta produces MNMIQAINSAMDVMMERDPGVVVMGEDVGYFGGVFRATAGLQAKYGKTRAFDTPITEIGIIGVAIGMGAYGLRPVPEIQFADYIYPALDQLVSEAARLRYRSNGDFISPITVRSPYGGGIFGGQTHSQSPEGIFTHVSGIKTVIPSTPYDAKGLLIAAIEDNDPVLFLEPKRIYNGPFDGHYDRPARNWTAHPASDVPAGHYRVELGKAATVREGEAVTILCYGTMVHVVASTVEEMGVDAEIIDLRTLVPLDIAAIEASVKKTGRCMIVHEATRTSGFGAELSALVQERCFYHLEAPIERVTGFDTPYPHSLEWAYFPGPVRIGEALKKILKD; encoded by the coding sequence ATGAACATGATCCAGGCGATCAATTCGGCCATGGACGTGATGATGGAACGCGACCCCGGCGTGGTCGTGATGGGTGAGGATGTCGGCTATTTCGGGGGTGTGTTTCGCGCGACCGCCGGGCTCCAGGCCAAGTACGGCAAAACCCGCGCGTTCGACACCCCGATCACCGAGATCGGCATCATCGGCGTGGCGATCGGGATGGGCGCGTACGGGCTGCGGCCGGTGCCGGAGATCCAGTTCGCCGATTACATCTATCCTGCGCTCGACCAGCTGGTGAGCGAGGCGGCGCGGCTGCGCTATCGCTCGAACGGCGACTTCATTTCGCCGATCACGGTGCGTTCGCCTTATGGCGGCGGCATCTTCGGTGGGCAGACGCATTCGCAATCGCCGGAGGGCATCTTCACGCACGTTTCGGGCATCAAGACGGTGATCCCGTCGACGCCCTACGACGCCAAGGGGCTGCTGATCGCCGCGATCGAGGACAATGATCCGGTGCTCTTCCTCGAGCCCAAGCGCATCTATAACGGGCCGTTCGACGGGCATTACGACCGCCCGGCCCGCAACTGGACCGCGCACCCCGCGAGTGACGTTCCCGCCGGCCATTACCGCGTCGAACTCGGCAAGGCGGCGACGGTCCGCGAGGGCGAGGCGGTGACCATCCTGTGCTACGGCACGATGGTGCATGTCGTCGCCAGCACGGTCGAGGAAATGGGCGTCGATGCCGAGATCATCGATCTGCGCACGCTCGTCCCGCTCGATATCGCGGCGATCGAGGCATCGGTGAAGAAGACCGGGCGCTGCATGATCGTCCACGAAGCGACGCGCACTTCGGGCTTCGGCGCCGAATTGTCGGCATTGGTCCAGGAACGCTGCTTCTACCATCTCGAAGCGCCGATCGAGCGCGTCACGGGCTTCGACACGCCTTATCCCCACAGCCTCGAATGGGCCTATTTCCCGGGCCCGGTCCGCATCGGCGAGGCACTCAAGAAGATCCTGAAGGACTGA